One genomic segment of Stigmatopora argus isolate UIUO_Sarg chromosome 18, RoL_Sarg_1.0, whole genome shotgun sequence includes these proteins:
- the nog3 gene encoding noggin-3 — translation MAPHPHPHPHPRLSRLLLLALLLARAGSQHYFLLRPVPSDHLPVVELKEDPDPLLDPREKDLNETELRASLGGHFDVHFMSPLLPDLDEDGGEADSEGAGDPESDSGPMPKDIRAMDFEVQLGKKQKPSKKLRRRLQMWLWSYAACPVLHTWTDLGVRFWPRYVKAGRCSNKRSCSLPEGMRCAPAKAKHLTLLRWRCVQRKAALKCAWIPVQYPVVSECKCSCAN, via the coding sequence ATGGCTCCCCATccccatcctcatcctcatccccGGCTTTCTCGCCTGCTCCTCTTGGCCCTCCTCTTGGCCCGGGCCGGGAGCCAGCACTACTTCCTGCTGCGACCGGTGCCCAGCGACCACCTCCCGGTCGTGGAGCTCAAGGAGGACCCGGACCCTCTGCTGGACCCGCGCGAGAAGGACCTGAACGAGACGGAGCTGCGGGCCTCCTTAGGAGGACACTTTGACGTCCACTTCATGTCCCCGCTGCTCCCGGACTTGGACGAGGACGGTGGCGAGGCGGACTCCGAGGGCGCCGGGGACCCGGAGTCGGACTCGGGCCCCATGCCCAAGGACATCCGCGCCATGGATTTCGAAGTGCAGCTGGGCAAGAAGCAGAAGCCGAGCAAGAAGCTCCGTCGCCGGCTGCAGATGTGGTTGTGGTCGTACGCCGCCTGCCCGGTGCTCCATACCTGGACCGACCTGGGCGTCCGTTTCTGGCCGCGATACGTCAAGGCCGGCCGCTGCTCCAACAAGCGCTCGTGCTCCCTCCCCGAGGGTATGCGTTGCGCTCCCGCTAAGGCCAAACACTTGACGCTCCTCCGCTGGAGGTGCGTGCAGAGGAAGGCGGCTCTCAAGTGCGCCTGGATCCCTGTTCAATACCCCGTGGTGTCCGAGTGCAAGTGCTCGTGTGCGAACTGA
- the LOC144092800 gene encoding chromobox protein homolog 2-like isoform X1 — MEGVTVGQVFDAECILSKRPRKGKFEYLVKWRGWSSKHNSWEPEENILDPRLLAAFHKREQEREMLFQKKGKRPRGRPRKNPLPIPPIAKDSRSSSSSFSGVSSSAASSSEEEDEEEHEHKKVAAGPRLHPVPQKRPQILPAKTEPPRKKRSRKPLHADMGALRHVKSRTPPVPPGPSHHHHHQLLPGFLRKYGKVDPRSGLKKPLQPASFTYTGLGRTTRDHHGASSQGSHFSQVSASKGGCVWKSSAPGSSPLPGKAGSSPQRKTSHGELKRSASGPAVGRSDYLKGTPSPSRAVFGGGQASAPSPRRHEAHPGLLQHKRALPKTPSSSSQRATNQTLGLRALNLQSVTKTPPASQSGAVVRSGAVVRSGVAVRASSRSGSLVVIKDTCVIPERQRPLPPVGPDGDKNRKDSTLAAAGRQEECNSVRGLNELSTGDSDDSSSGESERDAASYLSNSRPSLGDAATESDAETDWRPTRNLLEHVFVTDVTANFLTVTVKESPTSVGFFNPRNH, encoded by the exons ATGGAGGGGGTCACAGTGGGCCAGGTATTCGATGCCGAATGCATCCTAAGCAAGCGGCCGAGAAAG GGGAAATTCGAGTATCTTGTCAAGTGGAGAGGGTGGTCGTCCAA GCACAACAGTTGGGAGCCGGAAGAGAATATTTTGGACCCAAGGTTACTGGCAGCTTTTCACAAAAG GGAACAAGAGCGAGAAATGCTGTTCCAAAAGAAAGGAAAGAGGCCGAGAGGACGACCACGCAAGAATCCT CTTCCCATTCCACCCATCGCCAAAGACAGCCGGTCGTCATCCTCGTCTTTCTCCGGCGTCTCTTCGTCGGCGGCGTCGTCGTccgaggaggaagacgaggaagaGCACGAGCACAAAAAGGTCGCGGCGGGCCCCCGGCTGCATCCCGTCCCCCAGAAGAGGCCTCAGATCCTCCCCGCCAAAACCGAGCCCCCTCGCAAGAAGCGCAGCCGGAAACCGCTCCACGCCGACATGGGTGCCCTGAGGCACGTGAAAAGCAGGACGCCGCCGGTGCCGCCGGGCCCgagccaccaccaccaccaccaactgCTGCCAGGGTTCCTACGCAAGTATGGAAA GGTGGACCCCCGGTCGGGGTTAAAAAAGCCCCTGCAGCCAGCCAGCTTCACCTACACGGGACTCGGCAGGACCACCAGAGACCATCACGGTGCTTCTTCCCAAGGGTCTCATTTCTCTCAGGTGTCGGCGTCCAAAGGAGGCTGCGTTTGGAAAAGCTCCGCGCCGGGGTCCTCGCCGCTGCCCGGCAAAGCCGGCAGCTCGCCGCAAAGGAAAACGTCGCACGGCGAGCTCAAACGCTCCGCGTCGGGGCCGGCGGTGGGACGGAGCGACTACCTCAAAGGGACGCCGTCCCCCTCGAGAGCCGTCTTCGGGGGCGGTCAGGCGTCGGCGCCGAGTCCGAGGAGGCACGAAGCCCACCCGGGTCTTCTCCAGCACAAGCGGGCGCTTCCCAAAACGCCGTCGTCGTCTTCGCAACGGGCGACCAATCAGACCCTTGGCCTGCGGGCGCTGAACCTGCAGAGCGTCACCAAGACGCCGCCCGCCAGCCAGAGCGGCGCCGTGGTACGTTCCGGCGCGGTGGTACGTTCCGGAGTGGCGGTGCGCGCCAGCTCGCGGAGCGGCAGCCTCGTGGTCATCAAAGACACGTGCGTGATACCTGAAAGGCAGCGTCCGCTCCCACCCGTGGGGCCCGACGGCGACAAAAACCGGAAAGACTCGAcgctcgccgccgccggccGGCAAGAAGAATGCAACTCCGTCCGCGGCCTCAACGAGCTCAGCACGGGCGATTCGGACGACAGTAGCAGCGGCGAATCGGAGCGGGACGCCGCCTCGTATCTTAGCAACAGTCGGCCCAGCCTGGGCGATGCCGCCACCGAGTCGGACGCCGAGACGGACTGGCGCCCCACGCGGAACCTTCTGGAGCACGTTTTTGTCACCGACGTCACCGCCAACTTCCTCACCGTCACCGTTAAAGAGTCGCCCACTAGCGTGGGCTTCTTCAACCCACGCAACCACTAG
- the LOC144092800 gene encoding chromobox protein homolog 2-like isoform X2 has translation MEGVTVGQVFDAECILSKRPRKGKFEYLVKWRGWSSKHNSWEPEENILDPRLLAAFHKREQEREMLFQKKGKRPRGRPRKNPLPIPPIAKDSRSSSSSFSGVSSSAASSSEEEDEEEHEHKKVAAGPRLHPVPQKRPQILPAKTEPPRKKRSRKPLHADMGALRHVKSRTPPVPPGPSHHHHHQLLPGFLRKVDPRSGLKKPLQPASFTYTGLGRTTRDHHGASSQGSHFSQVSASKGGCVWKSSAPGSSPLPGKAGSSPQRKTSHGELKRSASGPAVGRSDYLKGTPSPSRAVFGGGQASAPSPRRHEAHPGLLQHKRALPKTPSSSSQRATNQTLGLRALNLQSVTKTPPASQSGAVVRSGAVVRSGVAVRASSRSGSLVVIKDTCVIPERQRPLPPVGPDGDKNRKDSTLAAAGRQEECNSVRGLNELSTGDSDDSSSGESERDAASYLSNSRPSLGDAATESDAETDWRPTRNLLEHVFVTDVTANFLTVTVKESPTSVGFFNPRNH, from the exons ATGGAGGGGGTCACAGTGGGCCAGGTATTCGATGCCGAATGCATCCTAAGCAAGCGGCCGAGAAAG GGGAAATTCGAGTATCTTGTCAAGTGGAGAGGGTGGTCGTCCAA GCACAACAGTTGGGAGCCGGAAGAGAATATTTTGGACCCAAGGTTACTGGCAGCTTTTCACAAAAG GGAACAAGAGCGAGAAATGCTGTTCCAAAAGAAAGGAAAGAGGCCGAGAGGACGACCACGCAAGAATCCT CTTCCCATTCCACCCATCGCCAAAGACAGCCGGTCGTCATCCTCGTCTTTCTCCGGCGTCTCTTCGTCGGCGGCGTCGTCGTccgaggaggaagacgaggaagaGCACGAGCACAAAAAGGTCGCGGCGGGCCCCCGGCTGCATCCCGTCCCCCAGAAGAGGCCTCAGATCCTCCCCGCCAAAACCGAGCCCCCTCGCAAGAAGCGCAGCCGGAAACCGCTCCACGCCGACATGGGTGCCCTGAGGCACGTGAAAAGCAGGACGCCGCCGGTGCCGCCGGGCCCgagccaccaccaccaccaccaactgCTGCCAGGGTTCCTACGCAA GGTGGACCCCCGGTCGGGGTTAAAAAAGCCCCTGCAGCCAGCCAGCTTCACCTACACGGGACTCGGCAGGACCACCAGAGACCATCACGGTGCTTCTTCCCAAGGGTCTCATTTCTCTCAGGTGTCGGCGTCCAAAGGAGGCTGCGTTTGGAAAAGCTCCGCGCCGGGGTCCTCGCCGCTGCCCGGCAAAGCCGGCAGCTCGCCGCAAAGGAAAACGTCGCACGGCGAGCTCAAACGCTCCGCGTCGGGGCCGGCGGTGGGACGGAGCGACTACCTCAAAGGGACGCCGTCCCCCTCGAGAGCCGTCTTCGGGGGCGGTCAGGCGTCGGCGCCGAGTCCGAGGAGGCACGAAGCCCACCCGGGTCTTCTCCAGCACAAGCGGGCGCTTCCCAAAACGCCGTCGTCGTCTTCGCAACGGGCGACCAATCAGACCCTTGGCCTGCGGGCGCTGAACCTGCAGAGCGTCACCAAGACGCCGCCCGCCAGCCAGAGCGGCGCCGTGGTACGTTCCGGCGCGGTGGTACGTTCCGGAGTGGCGGTGCGCGCCAGCTCGCGGAGCGGCAGCCTCGTGGTCATCAAAGACACGTGCGTGATACCTGAAAGGCAGCGTCCGCTCCCACCCGTGGGGCCCGACGGCGACAAAAACCGGAAAGACTCGAcgctcgccgccgccggccGGCAAGAAGAATGCAACTCCGTCCGCGGCCTCAACGAGCTCAGCACGGGCGATTCGGACGACAGTAGCAGCGGCGAATCGGAGCGGGACGCCGCCTCGTATCTTAGCAACAGTCGGCCCAGCCTGGGCGATGCCGCCACCGAGTCGGACGCCGAGACGGACTGGCGCCCCACGCGGAACCTTCTGGAGCACGTTTTTGTCACCGACGTCACCGCCAACTTCCTCACCGTCACCGTTAAAGAGTCGCCCACTAGCGTGGGCTTCTTCAACCCACGCAACCACTAG
- the cox11 gene encoding cytochrome c oxidase assembly protein COX11, mitochondrial, translating to MLLPVFFRHSLRGLGASVFSPPRCFRALHFDARKPVHSTWNRVQLWHQVHSRGLKSKKRPSLEEQRKYRNKTVLTYMAAAGIAMVGLSYASVPLYRLYCQATGLGGTAVAGHDVEMVEKMEPVKERVIKVTFNADTHASMQWNFRPQQTEIFVVPGETALAFYRAKNPTAKPIIGISTYNVVPFDAGQYFNKIQCFCFEEQRLNPHEEVDMPVFFYIDPEFDADPRMARVDTITLSYTFFEAKEGLKLPLPGYSYN from the exons ATGCTGCTGCCTGTGTTCTTCCGCCATTCGCTGCGAGGCCTCGGCGCATCCGTCTTCTCGCCTCCGAGATGCTTTAGAGCTCTTCACTTTGACGCAAGGAAGCCGGTGCACTCCACCTGGAACAGGGTTCAACTGTGGCACCAAGTCCACAGCCGCGGACTCAAGAGCAAAAAGCGTCCGAGTCTAGAGGAGCAGAGGAAGTACCGCAATAAAACGGTGCTCACGTACATGGCAGCGGCGGGCATTGCTATGGTTGGATTATCCTACGCCTCCGTGCCGCTTTACAGACTCTATTGCCAG GCGACAGGACTCGGCGGCACCGCCGTGGCCGGTCACGACGTGGAAATGGTGGAGAAAATGGAGCCGGTGAAGGAGCGCGTCATCAAAGTCACCTTCAACGCAGACACGCACGCCAGCATGCAGTGGAATTTCCGACCACAGCAGACGGAGATCTTT GTGGTCCCAGGTGAGACGGCGTTGGCCTTTTATAGAGCGAAAAACCCCACGGCCAAGCCCATCATTGGCATTTCCACCTACAACGTGGTGCCGTTTGATGCCGGACAGTACTTCAACAAAATTCAG TGCTTCTGCTTCGAGGAGCAACGTCTGAACCCTCACGAGGAGGTGGACATGCCCGTCTTCTTCTACATCGACCCCGAGTTTGACGCGGACCCCAGGATGGCTCGGGTGGACACCATTACGCTGTCCTACACCTTCTTTGAAGCCAAGGAGGGTCTGAAACTACCTCTGCCAGGATACAGCTACAACTGA
- the LOC144092799 gene encoding prolyl 4-hydroxylase subunit alpha-1-like isoform X2, whose product MEVCYLLLILFSFSSAHDEFYSSIGQMTELLYVEKDLLTSLANYIQVEQIKLDQIKRWAQNQANVLAFSIEDPESFLGHPINAFSLLKRLNRDWGNLDTFLRTNLSTDFFDSLGVGMEKFPNEGDQVGVAEALLRLQDTYVLDTDTLSKGELPGTSRLLTGLNVDDCYYLSMVAYKKNDFYHAVLWLSQALRQLEQGETPTTVDAVTILDYLSYSLYMQGDLEGATRYTKQLLRIDPLNQRGLDNLFFFDFHLEKQKTGQETPEPLETGRGGYDAVYEQLCRGESVKLTARKQSRLFCRYHDNHGHPSLLIGPVKEEDLWDQPRIVRYYDMVTDSDIKMIKESAKPNLIRSEVQGENNKNYAIPSRISQNAWLGEMENTVVDKLAKRLSDITGLDTSTAEKMQVVNYGVGGQYEPHIDFVEDDVEEPYAELGTGNRIATWLLYISDVPAGGATVFPRVGAISLPIKGSAVFWYNLQPSGKGDFRTQHAACPVLVGSKWVANTWLHERGQEFRRRCGLQSTD is encoded by the exons ATGGAAGTCTGTTACCTGTTGTTGATTCTCTTCAGCTTCTCCTCGGCTCATGATGAATTCTACTCGTCCATAG GTCAGATGACAGAGCTGCTTTACGTAGAGAAGGACTTGTTGACCTCGCTGGCGAATTACATTCAAGTGGAACAGATCAAGCTGGACCAGATCAAGAG GTGGGCTCAGAATCAGGCAAATGTTTTGGCATTTTCCATCGAAGACCCCGAAAGCTTCCTGGGCCACCCTATAAACGCCTTTTCGCTTCTGAAAAGGCTAAACCGTGACTGGGGCAATTTGGATACCTTTTTACGCACCAACCTGTCTACCG atttttttgacAGCCTCGGAGTCGGGATGGAGAAGTTCCCCAATGAGGGCGACCAGGTAGGCGTGGCCGAAGCCCTCCTGAGGTTGCAGGACACATACGTGCTGGACACTGACACCCTTTCCAAAGGGGAGCTTCCTG GAACTTCCAGACTCCTCACCGGCCTGAACGTGGATGACTGCTACTACCTAAGCATGGTGGCGTACAAGAAAAATGACTTCTATCACGCCGTTTTGTGGCTGTCTCAGGCTCTCAGGCAGCTGGAACAGGGGGAGACCCCCACAACTGTGGATGCTGTCACAATCCTGGACTACCTCAGCTACTCCCTCTACATGCAAGGAGATCTAGAGGGCGCCACCCGCTATACCAAGCAGCTGCTGCGGATCG atccccTAAACCAGCGAGGCCTTGACAATCTCTTTTTCTTTGATTTCCACCTGGAAAAACAAAAGACCGGCCAGGAAACACCAGAACCACTCGAGACGGGACGAGGTGGTTACGACGCCGTGTACGAGCAGCTGTGTCGCGGCGAGAGCGTCAAGTTG ACAGCGCGCAAGCAGAGCCGCCTCTTCTGTCGTTACCATGACAACCATGGGCATCCCAGCCTCCTGATCGGTCCCGTGAAAGAGGAAGACTTGTGGGACCAACCCCGCATTGTCCGCTATTACGACATGGTGACGGACAGCgacattaaaatgataaaagaatCGGCCAAACCCAAT CTTATTCGCTCCGAAGTCCAAGGCGAGAACAACAAGAATTATGCAATTCCGTCTAGAATCTCCCAAAA CGCCTGGCTGGGCGAAATGGAGAACACGGTTGTGGACAAGCTGGCCAAGAGACTGAGCGACATCACAGGCTTGGACACGTCCACCGCGGAAAAGATGCAG GTGGTCAACTATGGGGTCGGAGGACAGTACGAACCACATATAGACTTTGTAGAG GATGATGTCGAAGAACCCTACGCAGAATTAGGCACAGGCAACCGCATCGCCACCTGGCTGCTTTAC ATAAGTGACGTACCGGCAGGGGGCGCTACGGTTTTTCCCAGAGTTGGCGCTATTTCTTTGCCGATAAAG GGATCAGCCGTCTTCTGGTACAATCTTCAACCCAGCGGAAAGGGAGATTTTCGGACACAACACGCAGCTTGTCCTGTCCTAGTGGGGAGCAAATGGG TGGCTAACACGTGGCTGCACGAACGAGGTCAAGAGTTCAGAAGAAGATGTGGTCTCCAAAGTACCGACTGA
- the LOC144092799 gene encoding prolyl 4-hydroxylase subunit alpha-1-like isoform X1: protein MEVCYLLLILFSFSSAHDEFYSSIGQMTELLYVEKDLLTSLANYIQVEQIKLDQIKRWAQNQANVLAFSIEDPESFLGHPINAFSLLKRLNRDWGNLDTFLRTNLSTDFFDSLGVGMEKFPNEGDQVGVAEALLRLQDTYVLDTDTLSKGELPGTSRLLTGLNVDDCYYLSMVAYKKNDFYHAVLWLSQALRQLEQGETPTTVDAVTILDYLSYSLYMQGDLEGATRYTKQLLRIDPLNQRGLDNLFFFDFHLEKQKTGQETPEPLETGRGGYDAVYEQLCRGESVKLVRWRHERTWMFRYTLGSSFRQTARKQSRLFCRYHDNHGHPSLLIGPVKEEDLWDQPRIVRYYDMVTDSDIKMIKESAKPNLIRSEVQGENNKNYAIPSRISQNAWLGEMENTVVDKLAKRLSDITGLDTSTAEKMQVVNYGVGGQYEPHIDFVEDDVEEPYAELGTGNRIATWLLYISDVPAGGATVFPRVGAISLPIKGSAVFWYNLQPSGKGDFRTQHAACPVLVGSKWVANTWLHERGQEFRRRCGLQSTD, encoded by the exons ATGGAAGTCTGTTACCTGTTGTTGATTCTCTTCAGCTTCTCCTCGGCTCATGATGAATTCTACTCGTCCATAG GTCAGATGACAGAGCTGCTTTACGTAGAGAAGGACTTGTTGACCTCGCTGGCGAATTACATTCAAGTGGAACAGATCAAGCTGGACCAGATCAAGAG GTGGGCTCAGAATCAGGCAAATGTTTTGGCATTTTCCATCGAAGACCCCGAAAGCTTCCTGGGCCACCCTATAAACGCCTTTTCGCTTCTGAAAAGGCTAAACCGTGACTGGGGCAATTTGGATACCTTTTTACGCACCAACCTGTCTACCG atttttttgacAGCCTCGGAGTCGGGATGGAGAAGTTCCCCAATGAGGGCGACCAGGTAGGCGTGGCCGAAGCCCTCCTGAGGTTGCAGGACACATACGTGCTGGACACTGACACCCTTTCCAAAGGGGAGCTTCCTG GAACTTCCAGACTCCTCACCGGCCTGAACGTGGATGACTGCTACTACCTAAGCATGGTGGCGTACAAGAAAAATGACTTCTATCACGCCGTTTTGTGGCTGTCTCAGGCTCTCAGGCAGCTGGAACAGGGGGAGACCCCCACAACTGTGGATGCTGTCACAATCCTGGACTACCTCAGCTACTCCCTCTACATGCAAGGAGATCTAGAGGGCGCCACCCGCTATACCAAGCAGCTGCTGCGGATCG atccccTAAACCAGCGAGGCCTTGACAATCTCTTTTTCTTTGATTTCCACCTGGAAAAACAAAAGACCGGCCAGGAAACACCAGAACCACTCGAGACGGGACGAGGTGGTTACGACGCCGTGTACGAGCAGCTGTGTCGCGGCGAGAGCGTCAAGTTGGTGAGGTGGCGTCACGAACGGACGTGGATGTTTCGCTATACTCTGGGTTCGTCTTTCCGACAGACAGCGCGCAAGCAGAGCCGCCTCTTCTGTCGTTACCATGACAACCATGGGCATCCCAGCCTCCTGATCGGTCCCGTGAAAGAGGAAGACTTGTGGGACCAACCCCGCATTGTCCGCTATTACGACATGGTGACGGACAGCgacattaaaatgataaaagaatCGGCCAAACCCAAT CTTATTCGCTCCGAAGTCCAAGGCGAGAACAACAAGAATTATGCAATTCCGTCTAGAATCTCCCAAAA CGCCTGGCTGGGCGAAATGGAGAACACGGTTGTGGACAAGCTGGCCAAGAGACTGAGCGACATCACAGGCTTGGACACGTCCACCGCGGAAAAGATGCAG GTGGTCAACTATGGGGTCGGAGGACAGTACGAACCACATATAGACTTTGTAGAG GATGATGTCGAAGAACCCTACGCAGAATTAGGCACAGGCAACCGCATCGCCACCTGGCTGCTTTAC ATAAGTGACGTACCGGCAGGGGGCGCTACGGTTTTTCCCAGAGTTGGCGCTATTTCTTTGCCGATAAAG GGATCAGCCGTCTTCTGGTACAATCTTCAACCCAGCGGAAAGGGAGATTTTCGGACACAACACGCAGCTTGTCCTGTCCTAGTGGGGAGCAAATGGG TGGCTAACACGTGGCTGCACGAACGAGGTCAAGAGTTCAGAAGAAGATGTGGTCTCCAAAGTACCGACTGA
- the armc7 gene encoding armadillo repeat-containing protein 7, producing MWKKESDRFEYLQTLVTEFQDTDSDEAKEQVLANLANFAYDPRNMEHLKQLQVADLFLDMLTEDNDSFVEFGMGGLCNLSMDPECRDLLLQTDAIPLVMNCLSSPREETVLSAIGALMNLVTPTSGRGFADVAVVECMLRFSMCESPRLRNLAEVFLEDCCSDEQVFRARQDMMGRTQTALGIPLPKD from the exons ATGTGGAAGAAGGAATCTGACCGCTTTGAATATTTGCAAACGCTCGTCACGGAGTTTCAAGACACCGACAGCGATG AGGCAAAGGAGCAAGTTCTTGCCAATTTGGCCAACTTTGCGTATGATCCGAGGAACATGGAGCACCTTAAGCAGCTTCAGGTCGCTGATCTCTTCCTGGACATGCTCACTGAGGACAACGACAGCTTTGTGGAGTTTGGAATGG GAGGGCTTTGCAACCTCAGCATGGACCCGGAATGTCGGGACCTCCTCCTCCAGACCGACGCCATCCCCCTGGTCATGAATTGCTTGTCCAGTCCTCGGGAGGAGACGGTCCTCTCGGCCATCGGCGCCCTCATGAACCTGGTCACCCCGACGTCGGGCCGGGGCTTCGCCGATGTGGCTGTCGTAGAGTGCATGCTGCGCTTCTCCATGTGCGAGAGCCCACGTTTGCGGAATCTCGCCGAGGTCTTCCTGGAGGATTGCTGTAGTGACGAGCAAGTGTTCCGAGCCCGGCAGGACATGATGGGCCGGACGCAGACCGCGCTCGGTATCCCTCTGCCAAAAGACTGA